DNA from Daucus carota subsp. sativus chromosome 1, DH1 v3.0, whole genome shotgun sequence:
ACTAGAGATTGCAGAACAGATAGGGAGAGAATAAAGAGAATTCAGAGAGATAGAGACAGAAAGAGAAGAGCTTGAgctgagagagaaagagaagaCAAATAGAAACCCTGGAGGGAGAGAGATATGACAACTGCTACTTATATTTACAGACTCGGCTAACTAACAACTTATAAGAAAGACACATACACCCCTTCACTAAAATACACCTAATACTTCTATTATCTGGTAGTCACACTACTATTAACAAGTAATGCTGCTGATATAGGCCAGTCCTCACACCACAGAAGTATAATTTTGTGTTCATTTAAACAAACTCAATCTGTAGTACGGTAATCATTCGTCTAACTTTAACAGACTATTTTATGCAACTGTACAACTGGAAAACAGGTTATTGATTGACATACAAGTACGTACAAGACATACCTGTTTTAATTCCATCAAGGTTTCGACAATGTGGATTCCAGGCATATAGATCTACCAAATGACCAAAACTATAAATGACAAGATTATTAtcagatattatgttttgaaTCAAAGCTGAGTGCTGATAGCTGACATTGACACATGAATAAGAAAGTTTAACAATAAAAGCCTATATTATGATTTACCTATCGCCTCCATTCCCCTTTTTGTTGTCTACTGGGTTACCGCCATATAAGCGACCTGGGATTGCATTCCCGAGAGAGAAGTGCATGATATCAACTTCATGCCCACGACAACTCTTGCTTGTGCATGCTTGTGGAGATTCTTTACACCCACCCATCTTTAAAAAGAGTAGGCCAATAAAGACAAAACATATGGAAGCAAACAAATATGTCTAATAGAATCCAAcagatttttttaagaaaaacttACATTATGGTATGAGGCACTATCACCAACTCCAAACATCAGAGCTACTGATGGACATTTAGAATTATCTCTGCACAACACAGGAAGAATCAATCTACTTACaggtttgttttaattttttaaaatgttgtGAGTTCGCTCCATAGTAAGAAGCTACGAGCACATTTCAGTACACAGCAAATAGACAAATACACGCACAACAATGCTACAAAATATCCCcgctatatatttatgtttcaaAATTGTTGCTTAGTTTTTGGGCACTGAAACCACCTAGGATGAAGGGCTAATATAAGATCATCCCATCTACTcaaaaaataactaatatatactccctccgtcccagccaattctttacattggatTTGgccacggaggttaagaaatatgtataaaatagtggaaaagtgaaagaaaagtgggtgaagtcaAATTAAAACCAATTGACAggtaaaatcaaattaaaaacgaaGGTGATTATGTGGGATCATGTGTGAGGGTGTATTTAAATTGTGCGTGGTGAATTCTAGGGGGCCCTCAGATTGgggtggggggtgggggggggggggggggggtccaACAGGTGAAAATAAGATATCCAGGTACAATCAAAAGATTGAACTGCCAAAATCAAAGTCTGCAATGTTTATAACAGGGTGCAACAATTTGATGCAACTTGCACGAGTTTGTTGTGTATAATTAGAAGCGACTACATTTCAAAATTGGGTATGTAGTCAGTGATTCGGTGGAGGGACCAGTAGGTGAGGGTGGCCACTTACACAagttttttcatttaaaaataataataattaatatttaactcAGTGTTACATAAGACGGGTCGATTTGAAACGGGtataagaataaaattacatttgGGGAATCCAATACGTTACATTAGGTTAATCAAGTACTATGGAATGCACGGGGAGTCGGGAACAATGGAACGTATTAGTAAAATGGGTCTTTTTTATATacttcattattatattatacatatttcagTTATAGCCgacatttttatttaataaagtaCACATTTCTTGTCAAAATTATGGCAACTTGAGCATTAATATAAGTTTAATGGTTATTTTCTGATTACAAGGTATTTCAGCCCGTACATAATAGAAAAGGGACATAATAATGTTTAAAAATGATAACTTACGTGTAGTTTGTGATTGGATTTAACGTATCGGAGCTTTAACATGATAATTTAAGGCTTAATTTTTTGGGCCAGATTCcaattcaaaataaaacaaacatgCTTTGTAACCTAATCCATAAAACAAATCAAGAGCCGCATTTAAGCTACTTAGagagaaatatttatatatagatagattacatataaatacacacacacacacacacacatataaagatGTATACCCAAAACCCTAATCCATCATTCTACTCTTCAAACTTACACCAGAAAAGCTTCATTCATCCAGTAAGTCACCATGGACGATCTGGTGGCGATTAGGGAAGTGTTCGCATACCAGTAGGAATGAATTGGATTGTAAATAGTAGGTCTGCACCACGTTCCTTGTTTCTATGCTTAAAACTATTCATCTACTTAGAATTCAGATATATGCATTGTTCCGGGAACACGTGTACTCACTAAGACTAACTGCTTATTTCTGCCTGTTGTGTATAATCTATACTGTTGAGTACAGCCCTGCACAACATTTTGACCTTACACTGATAACATCTCAAACTCAACTGTTCTGATATTAAAGTCAGTCCTATAGCTCCAGAAACTTGCAGCCTATGGGATAACTAGATGAAACAAGTCTTTAACAACTTTATTAGAATAATCTTCCTCTGCACAATCACGGCAAGCTTAAATTACAGCTACAAGCTACACCAAGTATGCTCTGCAATATGGTAATACCTACTAATCACGATCCATAATAATACCCAGATTTGTGCAAAATGCAAAATTATAAAACCAAACAACCTACACATATAGGAGCATACACGATACATGACGATTTCTATAGCACCATTCTGTTGgaacatttattttttttttacaaatatcttTGAATCTCCTAAAAAAGTACTCCCTTATTTTCACCCAATTATTACAGTTATCCTTTTAGGATGTCTTATCCATTAAATCTTCCTAATATATATCATTCTTCTTTGTTATTATTAGTAGTGCCACTGACTCATACATATATTCTTCtctttatatactattttagtACTTGCTAAACCAAAATAATAAGGAATGGGTGAGACTGAGGTAACACAACATAAAtgcaaattagaaaaaaaacacaaatcatTACCCCTTGGAGTATGCATAGTCTCCACCAACTTGCAAAAGGAAGTACACATCTTTTCCATCATGTAATGCCTGCAAAAGTTATaacatcacaattcacaatCAAACATGCATacacttataatatatatacagtgaatttttaaaccaaaaaatcatatatatatatatatatatatatatatatatatatatatatatatatatatatacggtctttctaatgtgtgcccaagggcacacaataatcacaaacttttatgaaaatgggctattttgattggtggaattgatgtgaatgcaggggggccacaAACATTTATTACCTATCCACCAATCAGGAGCTAGTATTTCCATGAAacttagtgactattgtgtgcccatgggcacaccatagaaaattcgatatatatatatatatatatataaagttcacaactttaacataaaatatatcacagtactttttctttttgctatttCGACACATTCTCGAACTTTGATTAAGGAAGTAATGGCTATAACAATCAAGAAGTCTTTCTTATGGGTTCGATTGAAAACCATATTAATTTGGAGAACTGGAGAATactcacacacacaaaaaaaaaaaaaaaaacaatacattTTTTCCATGGAAAATGAAGGTGTCCAACAAAAGCACTACTTTGAGAAAAACTAAAACTctgacaaaaatttaaaaaaattgtagtaTCAATTTTTTTGGACATACTGCCCATTAGTTCTCCAGAGCAGTAATATACATATGAACCTTCGATATATGTAGCAGCGGTGTTCTAAATAATGGCCTAGGTGGCCAATTAACCAGCGCCCGGGTAGGGCAAATACGCATAatattgcaaaaaaaaaacaaaaaaggcATTAAACATTTTGTGCAAAAGTCAGCAATTACTCAGGTCTAGGTGGGATTAATAGGTCAAAAATTCGAAAAGAAAGTCAGAACAAGGATAGAGAAGTACATGTTAATTtgttaatataaaacaaaactaATGCATATAATGTGAATGTTTGCCTATAGCACAATTCGGTGTAATaagaaatttatattcaaatccATCCAATTAATCTCGTTAAAACAGAGTTAAGTATAAAACTATAAATAGGCCCAAGAAACgtgtttaaactttaaatattttgattataatgTTTCGATGTGCccatcaaaatattttaataaaataaagaagcAAGTCAATCGGCTCAAATACTGACCTGATAATGGTTTTggcttatactccctctgttttgaaatataggtcgcttgactttttgcacacacTTCTAAGTCATTTGACCtagttaaaattgttattttcaaaaaaatattttttaaataaaaatatatgattaatattataatttagaaaaagaaaattttaaaaataacaattttaactaAGAGGTGAAACGACTtagaagtgtgtgccaaaaagtcaagcgacttATCAAAAAAGAGGGAGTAGTATAAAAGTATAGAAATAGAATCCTTATCTAATCATCCATGAACAATTATATGGGAAAAAGCAAATATGCATACATATTACAActtaacataaaattatatcaaacaCAAGTGTCCGGGTCATGACAATCAATTGTTGCAGCAACCTATTTGTTTATGGGAATTCAGGTCATTTTTCCGCACTTCAGAAACCCCGGTTTCTATCTTTCAACTACAAAAAAAAAACGCGGAAAAATTGTTGACCATTTCCCCAAGCACACAACCAACTTAGTACTTTACTACatccacacatatatacacattaaATCTTAATCTCGAATAAGGAGCATAAGTAGAAAACAAACAAGTTCAAGATAACAAAATACACAATGAGTACCTTAACAGTCATTTTTCCACCTTTAAACTCATTTTCTTGATCCGGGTCAAGAGCAGGCAGCAAAGAAAACTCAAACCCATCAATATCCTCCCAATCATCTGCATGCCCATCAAGCGTTATGAGCCCGGGTCTAAATTCCGCCCCGACCCGTTTCTCCGGATCCGGGTCGCACCCCCAGGGTCCAGACTCTTCATGTGCTCTCACTCGGGTTGTCCCGAATGTTATTAACCCGAAGAGGACGACCCGGAGAAGAAGCATTGGACAGGAAGTGAAGGGGTTGTGTGAGAAGTGTCTGACCAGAGATTGAAACAATGTTTAAGTATATAAGTTTAttgtaagtatatatattgtgtGTGGCCGCCATGGTCTACTGGTAAAACTCATTAAATTACTCCGATGTTTCTTATGATATGGCTGTTATATATACCCATCTCGAAAGTGATATTTTATTTGGAAAAGTaggatatattttaaaagaggaaagttctatggagaccgctattttatcggagacctcggagaccacgtatgttctgcaatcaaaacactgtaaaatacattattttgtaaaatatgttctacaaatatcatgtattcattaaaattgttgaagatcatcaatgtttaataagttgataatgtatgttctgcaagttgaacaaatgttctgcaaattaaacatatttcatagaacaaaacattttgtaatgttctacatgtaaaacttatatgatattcaagattttaaatataataatgatttCGGAGACcatgatttgtaaaattatacgttttgcaatatttttatgaaatattttacttgcagaacagatgtggtctccaagtctccagaaaaaatgtggtctccattgaacttaactctattttaaaagaaatattttgaattcGGGAAAGAGTTATATTCCCTCACAATCCTATCATATACAAATTTATGtcaacaataaaataataaattattggaCTAAAACTCATATGATGCACGAGTTCTGTTTtaatattcaatatataatcatatatttttctttaaaaaaataaataattatatattttaaaattttactttaatCAATTGTTGAGTAATTTTGAACTTTAAATCTTCGAGAATATTTTAcactaaaaatattagatattatgagatattattttaatgtttATAATCGTGATAGATAAGATCTGACGATGATgagtaattttataattaatctgAACAAACTTTTATATGATTAgtctaataatatattataatttatcttTTTGACGAAAAACTAAGAATTCACTTAGCTGGGATAAACTCCTGAACCGTTGATTGCAACATGACTGTGAAGTAAAAAACAAATTGAACAAATAATCGTGTtgtttttaagttgtttaacacatagatttgaaattttttaatctaaaaagtATTACGTTTTTTATCTCTGAATAATTCCAACTTACACAAATTGACCTGCACATAAATATCGTCTGCAATCCAATTTAGCAGTTACATGAACTGGTACTGGGATAACAACTATCACAAAATACGAATAAATTTTTATCGCAAAAGGTGAAGTACTCTTGCGCTATTCAGCACCGTACTGATCATTCAAAATACAATATAAGTCTTTTAACACAGAAACATATCAAAACACAAAATACCAacatctcaaaaaaaaataaaaatggacATGACAAAGAATCTTGATAACAAAAACTCACCCAAAAAAGGATCAGATcgtgattttatttaaaaaagactAGTGAATAGGAGATATGATGAAAAGGCGGacaaatttaatcaataaaGGATATGAAGATGGAAAAACGGAGAAATGACACATGCAACCCTGAATTTAGAAGTCAGACTCCCAAAACTACAAATCCTAAAACCGTCAGCTAAAATAACTaccatattataaatattaacatcttgtttatttctataaaaaaattgagacTCATTCATcaactatatatatttcaaaaataataaaatttcataaaataaaaaattaattaattccactacatatattttatataataaatattagttattccCACCACTTTATCATTCTCCTTAACtaattatatatgttcttaATTTTCGTGTCTCATCTCATACATTATGTTTCACTGGAGAGAGTATGATTAGTCCGTCAGCCACCTCTACCTCTACGTATGTAAAGGCCGTTtgggtaaatttaaaataagtgaatcgtgcttaaaataaaaaaaaataatagaaattagaaacaagttaagactaATAAGTGAtgaaagtgtttggaaaataagcagaaatccggaaacaaaagttagcatttctaactttttataagtgcttcttgactttttacacaaatacgaaataagtgcttctaacttataaatcagaaaCCCGACTTTTAAGCCGGATACAAACACCCCCGTAGTTAAGTATCATATTATTTATTgtcattattaatatattacatttataataatataaaataataatatatattttgagtatattttaataattatgaaCAACTTTAATTTGGAATAAATTACGttagaattaataatatatcaacCAACATCGAAGATAATGAGAAATGCTGAAAATAAGTATAAAGTATTAGATAAATATCATAAAGCTTGAATTAGAAAGGGATGATCATTAGATCTTGAATTTCAGTTAACTAGTTGAtaatccgcgcgttgcggcgacctataaaaattatattaatgattcaatattaatttttgtataatgTAATAATtgtgtggctgtctataaaaagtatattagtgatcaaaaattaatatttgtaggataaaataaatgttcaattataaaaatcttgatgtgataccaatactaatatataaaattgcaaaattggactataattcatggtgaaaaatgaaaataaatttctacacgtaattaacaatttaaagcacgacgaatcttaatttcatttgtgttttttttaaaaagaaatcatgttcttacattgtcaacttcctccaatttttttggattgattgtgcacaaaaacatctaacttaaatccgtgagatagcggtctgtAACcacccttacttgtaacaacctttattttttaatactgtatgaacagtggtcacttaaaagttgtttgaacggagcaaacagataatgcatgaataatattttcctgtgtacaaaataaatcatataaaaattaacaacaaacatatccgatgaacaaaacaaatattataaaaaaataatcaacaaacatacatcactaatagttactgtaatttattgatatcatccatcaatatcatgtcaatactatattttttctcccgtgtttggatttgtcgactcaaCACAGTGGTCTATAattacctttgcttgcaacaaaattttttttaataccgtataaacagccttcacttatcgttgcagaagaacggcaccaccgagttagaaatcgagcaaaaaAAACTATCACAAGAGAACTATCAatagagagaggtagggttgtgataTTGAAAGAGAGATGATCTAAAACCCTCCAACTTATAGggatatttataggtgcatagagacttgtgtgctactctttcccataattaaataatctgaaacaaaatcagattaaaactttcaagctgctatattccataaatactctgaaacaaaatcagattctgaaacttgcttctaatatatccgaaactaaaaaaggtagttctaatttttgatagttttcatccgaaaattccagaaaattaaaaaaatagaacggagcgatgtgagaggcgccacctacacgcacctcgcttctcctttatataagtatactagttgagaagccgcgcgttgcggcggcctataaaaatagtattaatggttcaatattaatatttgtagaatgcaataattttgtgactgtctataaaaagtatattaatgattaaaaattaatatttgtatgataaaataaattttatattataaaaatcttgatgtaatactaatactaatatataaaattgcaaaattggattataattcatggtgaaaaaataaaaataaatttctatacGTAATTAACactttaaagcacgacgaatcctaattttatttgtgtttttttaaaaagaaatcatgttcttacttcgtcaccttcctccaatttttttgaattgattgtgcacaaaaacatctaacttaccgtgagatagcggtctataactacatttgcttgtaacaacctttattttttaatactgtatgaacagtcttcacttaaaagttgcttgaacggagcaaacagataatgcatgaataatattttcctgtgtacaaagtaaatcatatgaAAATTCACAACAaatatgtccgatgaacaaaacaaatattttaaaaagaataaccaacaaacatacactaatattgatatcatccgtcaatatcatgtcaagactatattttcttctcgtgtttggatttgtcgactcccacatagcggcctataactacctttgcttacaacagcttttttttttaataccgtattaAAGAGCCTTCATTTATCGTTGTAGAAGAAAGGCACCactgagttagaaatcgagcaagagaacgaACTATCACAAGAGAattcaccagagagaggtagggttgtgtttagatgatccaaaaccctgcAACGTgtaggggtatttataagtgcgtagagacttgtgtgctaatctttctcataattaaataattaaaaacaaaatcagattaaaactttcaagctgctatattccataaataatatgaaataaaatcagattcagaaacttgtttctaatatatccgaaactaaaaaaggtagttctaatttttgatatttttcatccgaaaattcgagaaaattaaaaaaatagaacggagcgatgtgagaggcgccacttacacgcccctcgcttctccttaattaaaaaaatagaacggagcgatgtgagaggcgccacctacacgcccctcgcttctcatttatttatataagtatattgattgatagcTAATGATAACATAGGACGGTAACATGTAGGGAGTATGGTTGGGATGGAATTTAACTAAATTCAAATATCGTTTTAAGATTGAATCAtcacaaattaaaaattcaatatctAAATTCATATATGGTTTTGGATCAGATAGAATTTTTTTGGCTTTCGTAACTGCTTAATTTTTTGAAGTTTTTCACAAAAATATCGTTgcgaattttcaatatttttataaatacattttttataaattatttacaaatatgCGTGCGTGCGTGCGATATGATTAAGTTTCGTTAGTGATGATATATGAATATCTTTGAGGTATTAAAtcattataataa
Protein-coding regions in this window:
- the LOC108205339 gene encoding uncharacterized protein LOC108205339 encodes the protein MLLLRVVLFGLITFGTTRVRAHEESGPWGCDPDPEKRVGAEFRPGLITLDGHADDWEDIDGFEFSLLPALDPDQENEFKGGKMTVKALHDGKDVYFLLQVGGDYAYSKGDNSKCPSVALMFGVGDSASYHNMGGCKESPQACTSKSCRGHEVDIMHFSLGNAIPGRLYGGNPVDNKKGNGGDSFGHLVDLYAWNPHCRNLDGIKTGNDSGAQNDWKGAWWHSSLMTHTGFTEEDTPYGSSGQKGTYFFEFSRPLRTMDRFQQDVQFTIGQPSKFSAAFWYPVDGNPWHGSAHYSVGCDWVPLDMTPGSSAQTKLASRNSSGIVSAFALIVSVISLCVSVFIGYAMTRNNNTVSFIPMDRL